Sequence from the Triticum urartu cultivar G1812 unplaced genomic scaffold, Tu2.1 TuUngrouped_contig_5960, whole genome shotgun sequence genome:
AGGCCACCGAACTTGTGTGTGTTGACGCAAGGTTAGGACACATCATGGCGACAGAAAGATGGCCTTGGATTGATTCACGTATTTATTTTGTGAGGACTTTGTTGAATAATATAATAAAGATGGTTGCCTGCATCTCTTGAGGAAGAGGCCGGGTTTATAAGGCAGTGGAGCACCAGCGACCTCGGAAAGAGCCTAAGCGTCACCGACTGTAGAAACAAGTCCGCTGGGTGCATCCATGGTTTTAAATAGCATTAACGTTAAAAATCACTGATGGAACCAGACAAATGCATACAACATTAACGTTAAAAATCATTCAAAGTAGTTGATGACTCAAAACCTAAACCTCAATGTTACAAACCATCTCCATGCAGTCTTACTACATGACGAGAGTAGTTCAGAATTACACACATTTGACAGGCAAGTCACAGCAGCTATCAAGTCAGGCATCAGTCAGAGTATTGGCCAATTATCGCGAAGAAGTTGAGCCTCCTGCAGTGTTCCCAGAACGAAAGGAAGTCGACAAAATCAGAATCACTTTGGTAGTAAATAATGAAAATGACATGGACAAAAAGGAAATGAAATTCTCCCATGCCAATGCAGATTAAGACACATTGACGCATTGTTTGGCACCACAGGCCAGAAATTTAGTTCAGGTCAGTTATTTTTCCCACTCAATCCAGAGATCACCAGCTTTCCTTTGGCGATCAACTGGAAATAGAAGTAAGCTTAAGGTACGATTGCATCTCCACATCCAATTATCTACTATGATGCAACATGAACGAATCCCACCTACCAACCAAGGTGTTAACCAAGGATGTGCATGCAAGTAGTAGTGGGTTGTTAGATCAATAATTGAAGACAAGGGCATCTTTATGTGTgcaggagattgaagaagcactacaaGACTAATAATTCCATGACAAAAAAAAAGATCGTAAAAAAATTCCATGTTGGTGAGCATCAATAGAGGCCGCTCATTAAGACTGCAGCTTTAACATGTTTAGTTAATGGAGCAGCACCATGTTGAGCACTGACTAACTACCCATTACATTAACTAGGAACAAATGTGTTGTATATTTCTCAGGGCTGAGAATTCTCTAAGAAAACAAAAACATAGAAGAAATCATGTGGATCTCTATAGCTTCCCCACAAGGATTTAGATGTCACTGTCATCTGAATTATCTGCACATGGACCAGTTGGGGAAATAAATAACAGCAGGGTTGCTCATTGCTAAGCAAGCAAACATACCCAAGCTTGGTGTAGCCCTTGAAGTAGAAGAACCTGGAGACTACAAACTTACAACAGTGGGGGGAAAGACACAATAATAGAATACCTAACCCTATCAAGCAAATAACCAAATCCTTAATGAACTATCAACGAATAATCttaactactccctctgtaaagaatctaaacactcttatatttctttacagagggggTAGTTAAAAGGTGCATCACGAAAAATCTTTCTTCCCATGTGTTTATGTGGTGCGTTTTCAGAAAATTTGGAGGGAGACAAACTCCTGACATACCTTTCTACTCCTACTTTAGCACCTTCCAGAGCCTGAATGCACCAGTAGCAGCAGTGACAAAACACCTTCTGGGTTGATTATTGCTTGTAAGTGGCGAGATTCTCCGCATTGGACCAAGTTTATGATTTGGAGTAGGAGTAGGCCCATGGGCCATTTTGTTACTCAGAGAGACATGGAGTTGTCCACGAAGCCCAGCCATACGATCTGAGCTTGCATAGGCTGGATACACCTTCAAAGGAAACCGAGCTTGTAACACTGATCTCCAATATGGGAAAAAACTTCTCTTTGTATATGTGGGATCCCATCCTCCGCCTACTTTCTTCCTCACAGCCTATCAAATATTCCATTACAGGTACATAAAAATAGAAACACCCATACTTCCAGCCAGCACCTCTCGCTTAATGTATTATGTTGATCAATACACAACATAGGTGTTTCATTAGATATGAATGATGTAACTGCAGTGTAGTAATTAAGTAGCATGCTTAAGCAACATAAAAAGCTGTTAAACCAGTACCATGGCACAAACATTGCAAGTGAAACATGCTTTTGTTATTGCCTCCAAcaattatactccctccatcccaataTTAATTGTCACTCAAACGGATGTCTCTAGCACTGAAATAGGGAGTGTTACACTGCATCTTCTTCTATCAGAATCTTTCTCATAGGCACCAAATAAATTTCAGATGTAACGAATCATTCAAGAACAGTAAGGTGTTGGAAAAAATAATAATGCTCAAGCTCCCTTGGTGAAATCCCCATGTTGATGTTACTTGGAACCTACACGGTACAACTATGTTATTAAGTTAATTAAGCCTactttccctttatctttggtaAAAAGAACCGATGGAAACACATTAGGATGGCAGAGATGAACCGTAGTTGGAATGCCATGGCATTGCAATAGGTGATATG
This genomic interval carries:
- the LOC125529938 gene encoding uncharacterized protein LOC125529938 encodes the protein MDTINLQPYNCRKSNGESCKGLTDANMAVMESANLDAADDKVTTVGNDDLALMARQHTTQTQAVRKKVGGGWDPTYTKRSFFPYWRSVLQARFPLKVYPAYASSDRMAGLRGQLHVSLSNKMAHGPTPTPNHKLGPMRRISPLTSNNQPRRCFVTAATGAFRLWKVLK